In the Populus trichocarpa isolate Nisqually-1 chromosome 8, P.trichocarpa_v4.1, whole genome shotgun sequence genome, GGCACCCATACGCTCTTCCTCGAACTAATTTGAATGGCACAAATTGTGTActtgaggagagagaaaaagaaaggatgAGTTCTGACTACAATATTATCGGTAtcattttaaagattttgacaaaataaattcaCTGAATGATTATCAACTATGACTAGATTGTGTTACACGCAACACGTGGCTTGTCTTTGGACGGAAagcaaaataatatcttaaaaattattttctcatgcATTGAAGGAACTGATAACCTCGCGTGTgagtctttgtttttatttttttttggaaaaaataaagtcaatCGATGCTTTGCTTCTTGTTTCTCAGATTCCGTACCAAGCTGAAAAATAaaggtattgtttttttttttaatctaaatttttaatttttaatttatttttaattcaaaatactcGTAAAACATCTTATACACCTAACCAACATCTTATATAACCTCAAATTAAAgttggattaaaattttaaaatattcaaggaTGAAAACCTAATgaaatattgagggataaaaagctagtttaaaataaaaataaaaaaatatcaaagtgaatcttttgctataatttttaatttgccgcctttcttcttcttttttgttacgTCTTGGTCCtctctttttcaattttgaccCTTCTTGACAAGTTTTGATAAATTAAGagtataaaaaaatgtaattaaggagaaataaagtttgagaattaaattgataaaatattattgtgattgcgttttaaattttgtttaataatttaatcatcATCTCACAACAGTAAAATAGTCTAACCAGACAACATGAACCTCCTATTCAGTGTgattgagattgtgataataataatgattcaaagtgttttttacttagaaatgtattaaaataatttttttttattttttaaaaattatttttaatcttatcacatcaaaataattttaaaatatatatatataaaaaattattttaagtgaaagaataaatttcaaatttaaaaaaaaacatgatttatacCCATTTTTCCAATCAGACCCTAAAGAATATGGATTTGTACTATGAAAAACGACATTTCCCTCAGAATTCCGCTTGACAGTTGTGTACACCTTATCATAGAATAGAAGAAGGGCCATCAATGACTGGTCAAGTTGTCAGGCAAATCACCAATATTCAGTTGGCACTCAAACAGCTGAGGTCCATTGACATGTCGCCGGATCAAAGGTGGGTGCCACACTGCCACTCcaccatcttttcttttcccatCTTTTGTTTTCTGTCTTGGGTGATATTATTGCGTCACAGGGATTGTATGCACTCATAGCTctgttttgaaagtattttttttaaaaaaaaatttaatatatttttaagttttttacatAGCTGGAAAAgtttaagatttaaattataaCGTGTAATGTTTGTAGATGTGTTTATGAATTAGATAGATaatataagatttaaaactcaatttttatatggaaattataaaatagattACTATAATCACGTCAAGAAAATCCTTGGATTAGatatggaaaatatttttacaaaattttattattatttttagtgcaTCAACCGGGAGGGGCAGCCATGAACCCTAAgcatgatttatttaaaatataaacagcGTATCGATATTGAAAtggataaaaacattaaaaaaatcttatatttaacttattttttttagttaatttcaatttgtttttttctttttatacagGCGAGGTAGAGTTTTGCTATTATATAACAGTTAATgagttatttttcattaaagttttatgctttatttagttttttctagggtttaagatttaaatttaagttctgAAATTTGATTATACACTCCATCAAATTATCTATTAAAAGTGGAAAatttagtcgaggtgcgcaaaCTGactcggacacccacattaaactaaaaaataaaaaagtggaaAATTTTAAATACTTGACTTTAACTTTATATATGATTATAACAGgtgtaagaaaatatttgaataaaagaaatttaacccCTTCCTATGATAGGGATGGAGGAGAACTGCCTTTGAAAAAGTGAGCTGcacagatttttattatttttttgcagtGGCGGCAATCCCACTTGGGCCAGGTGTTGTCGGGTGGTGACAGTTCCTATCATGTTCTTCATAATGCATATCAAAGGGAAGCAAACATGGCTTTGGTGATGGATAGGATGTTGCTGAAATTAGACCTTATCAGCTTATGTGATTGCTGTGAATGTGTTACCGGCAAAAGAGAGAGGTGGAGAGGGAGAGGATTGCTGTGGATGTTAACTTGTGTCATGAATTTCTGAATAGTAGTGTTCTACTTTTGTGATAATTCGTAGCTTGTACAAAAACccgataaaaaatataataagaaagaGTGTCGAGTTCAGTTGTGGATGGGGACACCGAGGAGGCTCCGTTCTGGCAAATCGAGCTCGTTAAGTTGGTACTCGCGATCCATGGCGATGAGGAGAGGGAGCACCAAGACAATGAACGTTGTCCCTGTTATCCACGCGCCTTTCCCGTGCTCTTTGCCGGCTTCTTCGCCATGAACAGCCCTTGCTTCTTTACCATGCTTCCATCCACCCTAGCCAGCACTCCTGCCTCCATACTCAAATCGCTTCTTGCCTTCAGTTTCAGACCccattaaaataaacaagtcaagGGACGGGTTTTATGCGTGGGTTTTGGATTTTGGCTGGAAGATGACCTATACAGTTGACATGTAGTCCACTAACACAACgagaaaataatagaaactcTTCGAGTATATTACATCACTGGTAAACTGCATCGGTAAAGTGAGCTCAGTTTAGAGGGTTGAGGGGTtagtgtcaattttttttttaaaaaaagaaaaaaacagaattcGTAGAGTGCACCGTTGaatatcacaaaaataaaagttgatgtCAAACCATTTGATGATTAATCAACGAGTGTAAAACCTCTGTTTATGTACTGAGAAAATGAGAACGGTAAGTTCAGAACATTTTCAACCTCACGAGATTTAGATACGATAGCATTCATAATGAAATCCCTGCTGCAGTGCCTAGTATTCATCCCAGAACCTCTGCATACAACCAGAGATGTATTGTATACCCATGGGACTGCAACAGTGAATCCCAAACCAGAACCTTCCTCTCCGTTTCCTGCGAGAACGCTCTTGTATGCTCGGCAAACTTTCGAAACATGCTTTCCCATTGGCAAAAGTTGCTGGTAATAATGTGAAATGGATGGATCTGCGCTTAAAACTTCCGAATCAGAATGGATGTTCACTACAACGGTTCCATGTCCAGGGTGCAGCCTGTTACTGAGAGCTTTGAGAAAAGGGGAATCCGGGTCCCAAAGCTGGCAAGGGAAGATATCATCACCATCATATGCATCAATGAATATCATGTCATACGTATTACTGGTGTTAAGAACAAAGTTCTCAGCATCTGCCTCATAGAGGCAAAGTCTCTCATGGATGCCTTTCCACAGCACTTCATCAATGGGATTAGGCTTTGGCAAGGCACGCTGACCTGATGAGGTCATAACCGAGAAAGATGGAAAACCCATTGCTCGAATTGAAGCAGAGATAACAACGggatcaatttcaactatgTCAACAACAGCACCTGAAGAGAGAACATAATTTCAGTCACATTCGTACTGGATTCACAATCAATCATATCTTGAATTAACAGTCTTCTAGAAACAACAACAGCAATAAAGTGGCACAATTTTAAAGAGGTGTGCAGTATAAATGCTACAGGAACATTAATTTCACTTGCTTGAGACAATTGGGTTTTCATGTCTCAGCTCCAGGCGGTGAAAAATCATAAGCACATCCACGGTAGATCATACTAAAAAATAGGCATTTCACCTTCATTGCCtcgttaaaaaagaaaaaaagtcctTGCACTACTCAGCGTCTATGTTAGATTATGAGATGGCTGGGATTTCATTCTCACGTGCTTCAAATCTTCTTTCTTGATCATTCATTTCCATTATCACCTTCTCAAAAGTTCCTTCTATATTTTGACTCTCCTAAACACTACACACTCAGACACAAAGAAAAAGCACAATACTCCTGcaatgcattctgcaagacaaACTAGACAGGTGTTGGTTATATTGTGAGAATCCATACCATATAGTTATATCTGTCAGGGAAGAGATTTTGAGAAGTACTCTTGTGATTCATTATAACCATGACAGAAAAGGCTTCTACCAGAATTAAAAAAGGCACAGCAGAGAAGCATGCACCAAGGAAATGGCAATCTCCTACCTTGGATTTTTGTAGCCAAAAACAATGGTAAGCTTCCACCACCATGACCAATGCATAAAATGCGGATTGTTGTCTTTCCATATATAGCATCCACAATGTCATTATTGCAGGATGCTATAGTGGCCAACCCAGCTGATACCATACTCTTCAAATCTACACAatgataaagataaataaaaaattagccaactaaaaagaaaagggccTTTTGGGCTAATTACAAGGCTTAAAGCATCAGCAGTAATATGATATAAACACCATTTAATTTAACAAACAGTGTGGAAACAATGAAAAACATGCTATGGACAATCTTCAATTACAATGACTACGAACCTCAGACTATAGTttcccccacccccaccccaTCAAAATCCAAATGAGAAGCATGCTATTCTGCATATGAACTGCCTGGAAAACCGTAAACAGAAGTGTTACCCCAGTTCAGGGA is a window encoding:
- the LOC7480890 gene encoding uncharacterized protein LOC7480890 is translated as MMWHRARLISTRRLCTATRRCIDDEGDWFYSSEWWGTCTDGHTVLRSPSDKGNGIVSVLAYPSSRPSEVEWRETEKWLERRYAEEIHKNNHKGEVGGGFSIIGYQWRTLHFNDETRQSAVKVMAAYHRQQSQPSAAGSIFLMQQPHCLAVPYLKSMVSAGLATIASCNNDIVDAIYGKTTIRILCIGHGGGSLPLFLATKIQGAVVDIVEIDPVVISASIRAMGFPSFSVMTSSGQRALPKPNPIDEVLWKGIHERLCLYEADAENFVLNTSNTYDMIFIDAYDGDDIFPCQLWDPDSPFLKALSNRLHPGHGTVVVNIHSDSEVLSADPSISHYYQQLLPMGKHVSKVCRAYKSVLAGNGEEGSGLGFTVAVPWVYNTSLVVCRGSGMNTRHCSRDFIMNAIVSKSREVENVLNLPFSFSQYINRGFTLVD